One Paenarthrobacter aurescens TC1 DNA window includes the following coding sequences:
- a CDS encoding hypothetical protein (identified by Glimmer2; putative) — protein MWKSGCRGCGNGANAPEVCARVRRVPATWGRQWKRPGYDRGMGETSDFKAAAKTWQTMVDSNQALLLRKSGHDVLWWAEQGRRQGVKNDGELRDWMRDEHGITGYAQYAVSWELFGYPDFMLRDADELIDGQYVNHPRLRPIADALLAWSAETEGVEIQMRKGYVSLHSPRRKFAQVTRTNNTTVDIALRLDAPAEGRLEAVKVREGDFFDRRVRLKKIDDVDDEVLGYLAKALDQNS, from the coding sequence ATGTGGAAATCAGGATGCCGAGGCTGCGGAAACGGTGCGAATGCACCGGAAGTTTGCGCACGCGTTCGCAGGGTTCCCGCGACATGGGGGCGGCAATGGAAACGGCCCGGCTACGATCGAGGCATGGGCGAGACTTCTGATTTCAAGGCCGCAGCGAAGACGTGGCAGACCATGGTGGACAGCAACCAGGCGTTGCTTCTCCGCAAGTCCGGCCACGACGTCCTTTGGTGGGCTGAACAGGGCCGCAGACAAGGAGTGAAGAACGACGGCGAGCTCCGCGACTGGATGCGCGACGAGCACGGCATCACAGGCTACGCGCAGTACGCAGTCTCGTGGGAGCTGTTCGGCTACCCCGACTTCATGCTCCGGGACGCCGACGAACTCATCGACGGCCAATACGTCAACCATCCCCGGCTGCGCCCAATAGCGGATGCCTTGCTGGCCTGGTCCGCCGAGACCGAGGGTGTCGAGATCCAGATGCGCAAGGGCTACGTGTCGCTTCACAGCCCCCGGCGGAAGTTCGCCCAAGTTACCCGGACCAACAACACCACCGTTGATATCGCCCTGCGCTTGGATGCACCAGCCGAAGGCAGGCTCGAAGCGGTGAAGGTACGTGAGGGAGACTTCTTCGACCGCCGCGTGCGGCTGAAGAAAATCGACGACGTCGATGACGAGGTGCTCGGGTACCTCGCCAAGGCGCTGGATCAGAACAGCTAG
- a CDS encoding putative transcriptional regulatory protein, with protein sequence MHLYSTFGRNHVPFWKNGLMELSEEDLRLVNALQISPRISWSDAGEALGVHATTLASRWERLRGAGAAWTTAHLMGDPKDMCLAMVDIDCEMHLRPDVTSAVAQLPEVITVEEAASNRDLTLTVITQDLGQFSTEVLPKLKEIRGLTKYHTALCTRIHTSGYAWRLNVLTKAEQQALRALAGPESANPSAHDAMVLPLPESHLALIPFLARDGRATAAEIARALGRNPATVQRQLGRVLSSRMLSFRCEIAQQFSGFPITVQWFANVPAGEHEAAATELRAIRNIRFSASTTGRTNFTMIMWLRSLADVMEMELTIQQRIPGIELVESVVMLNTAKRVGWMLNPDSTATGKVVPPYGELLPAGI encoded by the coding sequence ATGCATTTGTACTCGACTTTCGGCAGGAATCATGTACCCTTCTGGAAGAATGGGCTCATGGAGCTCAGCGAAGAAGACTTGCGCCTGGTCAACGCCCTGCAGATTTCACCGCGGATCAGCTGGTCCGACGCCGGAGAAGCGCTGGGTGTCCACGCCACCACGCTGGCATCCCGCTGGGAGCGCCTTAGGGGAGCCGGCGCAGCATGGACTACCGCCCACCTCATGGGTGATCCGAAGGACATGTGCTTGGCCATGGTGGACATCGACTGCGAAATGCACCTCAGGCCGGACGTCACCTCCGCTGTCGCTCAGCTTCCCGAGGTCATCACCGTGGAAGAGGCTGCCAGTAACCGCGACCTCACGCTCACCGTGATCACGCAGGACCTGGGACAGTTCAGCACCGAAGTGCTGCCGAAACTCAAGGAAATCCGCGGGCTCACCAAGTACCACACGGCCCTCTGCACCCGTATTCACACCAGCGGATATGCGTGGCGGCTCAACGTCCTCACCAAAGCGGAGCAGCAGGCACTCCGGGCGTTGGCCGGACCTGAATCTGCGAACCCGTCAGCCCACGACGCGATGGTGCTCCCGCTCCCTGAGAGCCACCTGGCCCTCATCCCGTTCCTCGCCCGGGACGGACGCGCCACAGCGGCGGAAATCGCCAGAGCCCTGGGGCGCAACCCCGCCACGGTCCAGCGGCAACTGGGCCGGGTCCTGAGTAGTCGGATGTTGTCCTTCCGCTGCGAAATCGCCCAACAATTCTCCGGCTTCCCCATCACGGTTCAATGGTTCGCGAACGTTCCCGCAGGTGAGCACGAAGCCGCAGCCACAGAGTTGCGGGCCATCAGGAACATCCGCTTCTCCGCATCCACCACGGGCCGCACAAACTTCACCATGATCATGTGGCTGCGCTCGCTGGCTGACGTCATGGAAATGGAGCTCACCATCCAGCAGCGGATCCCGGGGATCGAACTCGTGGAGAGCGTGGTCATGCTGAACACGGCCAAACGCGTGGGGTGGATGCTGAACCCGGACTCGACCGCCACAGGAAAAGTGGTGCCGCCCTACGGAGAGCTGCTGCCAGCCGGTATTTAG
- a CDS encoding putative RNA polymerase ECF-subfamily sigma factor (identified by match to protein family HMM PF04542; match to protein family HMM PF04545; match to protein family HMM TIGR02937), protein MREVAMPLDEDVVAAIYRDHGTALKRFVLSCTSDTHQADDVVQETILKVWQHAPQITGSLRSYLFRTARNVIIDNYRKAQRRPAEAGEQDLPDHPATERVDELLNRVLMEEALLRLSHEHRQVLVALHYQRFTVNEAALQLNIPTGTVKSRAFYAVKALRTILDEMGVER, encoded by the coding sequence ATGAGGGAGGTGGCTATGCCGTTGGACGAAGACGTGGTGGCAGCGATCTACCGTGACCATGGCACGGCTCTGAAACGCTTCGTTCTCAGCTGCACGTCGGACACCCACCAAGCCGACGACGTCGTTCAGGAAACCATCCTCAAGGTATGGCAGCACGCCCCTCAGATCACGGGAAGCCTGCGCAGCTACCTCTTCCGGACGGCCCGCAACGTGATCATCGACAACTACAGGAAGGCGCAACGCCGCCCAGCCGAAGCCGGCGAGCAAGACCTCCCGGACCATCCTGCGACGGAGCGTGTTGATGAACTTCTGAACCGGGTCCTCATGGAGGAGGCGCTGCTCCGGCTCAGTCACGAACACCGCCAGGTTTTGGTGGCCCTCCACTACCAAAGGTTCACCGTCAACGAGGCCGCACTGCAGCTGAACATCCCGACGGGAACCGTGAAATCCCGGGCTTTCTACGCGGTGAAAGCCCTCCGAACGATCCTTGATGAAATGGGGGTGGAACGATGA
- a CDS encoding putative major facilitator superfamily (MFS) transporter (identified by match to protein family HMM PF00083; match to protein family HMM PF07690), translated as MTATVGTSPDVKVHKSHMRTLVGTGIGNAVEWYDWAIYATFSPFIASALFSQADPTSAVLSTLAIFAVGFVARPFGGFVFGWIGDRIGRKTSMTVAVALGAVGSLLIGIAPTFAAVGAFASVMLLIARLIQGLAHGGELPSSQTYLSEMAPKEHRGFWATLIYTSGTAGILAGTLLGAILTATLSKDDMSAWGWRIPFLIGGALGVYALFMRAKMKETEAFEAEAPNEKRLPIWPQIVKYRKQALQVIGLTVGLTVVYYIWGVVAPSYAATSLKMDRGEALWAGVVANVVFIAALPFWGKLSDRIGRKPVIIASAAGAALLHFPMTWLLKDSPWQLAVSMSVMLFFIAGSAAIVPAVYAELFPTHIRTIGVGVPYSICVAAFGGTAPYLQTWLGSIGQAQLFNVYAVILLLVGIAFAFSIPETKGKDLTV; from the coding sequence ATGACCGCCACCGTAGGAACGTCCCCCGACGTCAAGGTCCACAAATCCCACATGCGCACGCTGGTTGGCACCGGCATCGGCAACGCCGTTGAATGGTACGACTGGGCAATCTACGCCACGTTCTCGCCGTTCATCGCAAGTGCCCTGTTCAGCCAAGCCGACCCGACGTCAGCCGTGCTGTCCACCTTGGCGATCTTCGCCGTCGGGTTCGTTGCCCGGCCGTTCGGCGGGTTCGTGTTCGGCTGGATCGGTGACCGAATCGGCCGCAAAACGTCCATGACCGTGGCAGTGGCACTGGGTGCGGTGGGCAGCCTCCTCATCGGTATCGCACCGACCTTCGCTGCCGTTGGCGCCTTCGCCTCCGTGATGCTGTTGATCGCCCGGCTCATCCAGGGCCTCGCCCACGGTGGCGAGCTGCCGTCGTCGCAAACGTACTTGTCCGAGATGGCCCCCAAGGAACACCGCGGCTTCTGGGCGACGCTCATCTACACCTCCGGAACCGCCGGCATCCTCGCAGGCACGCTGCTGGGGGCCATCCTCACCGCAACCCTCAGCAAGGACGACATGAGCGCTTGGGGTTGGCGCATCCCGTTCCTGATTGGTGGTGCTTTGGGTGTCTATGCCCTGTTCATGCGGGCCAAGATGAAGGAAACCGAAGCTTTCGAAGCTGAGGCTCCCAACGAGAAGCGCCTGCCCATCTGGCCGCAGATCGTGAAGTACCGCAAGCAGGCGCTGCAGGTTATCGGCCTGACCGTTGGCTTGACCGTCGTTTACTACATCTGGGGCGTGGTGGCTCCGAGCTACGCAGCAACCTCCTTGAAGATGGACCGCGGAGAAGCTCTCTGGGCAGGTGTGGTCGCCAACGTGGTGTTCATCGCAGCCCTGCCGTTCTGGGGCAAACTGTCGGACCGCATCGGCCGCAAACCTGTGATCATCGCTTCGGCTGCCGGCGCCGCACTGCTGCACTTCCCCATGACGTGGCTGCTCAAGGACTCCCCGTGGCAGCTGGCAGTGTCCATGTCCGTAATGCTGTTCTTCATCGCGGGCAGCGCTGCGATCGTCCCAGCGGTGTATGCCGAACTGTTCCCCACGCATATCCGCACCATCGGCGTCGGAGTTCCGTACTCCATCTGCGTCGCGGCGTTCGGTGGCACGGCTCCGTACCTGCAGACCTGGCTCGGCAGCATCGGGCAGGCCCAGCTGTTCAACGTGTACGCGGTAATCCTGCTGCTGGTGGGCATCGCTTTCGCCTTCTCCATCCCGGAGACGAAGGGCAAGGACCTGACCGTCTAG
- a CDS encoding putative lipoprotein (identified by match to protein family HMM PF03640), which translates to MKKRLTFGFGVLVLAAALAGCGGSPGTTTTSAPPPATTSPAAPSSAAPTSSAPAASTAAGAEMKVSASSAGQIVVDRKGMSLYFFTKDVKDSGTSACTAACLDAWPIFTTTSDTPAVEGVTGTVGTIASPDGKKHVTLNGMPLYYYAKDKAPGDVTGQGVGGVWYLVSPTGEMIKGAAGSGY; encoded by the coding sequence ATGAAGAAGCGACTCACTTTTGGATTCGGTGTGTTGGTTTTGGCCGCTGCCTTGGCCGGGTGTGGCGGAAGTCCTGGAACCACCACCACCTCCGCACCGCCACCCGCCACTACCTCCCCCGCTGCACCTTCCTCAGCAGCACCGACTTCCAGCGCTCCGGCAGCCAGCACTGCAGCTGGTGCTGAGATGAAGGTTTCGGCCTCAAGCGCCGGGCAGATCGTGGTGGACCGCAAAGGCATGAGCCTCTATTTCTTCACAAAGGACGTCAAGGACTCGGGAACCAGCGCCTGCACAGCGGCCTGCCTGGACGCGTGGCCTATTTTCACCACGACGTCGGACACCCCCGCTGTTGAAGGAGTCACCGGAACTGTGGGAACCATTGCTTCACCGGACGGCAAGAAGCACGTGACGCTCAATGGCATGCCCCTGTACTACTACGCCAAGGACAAAGCTCCCGGCGACGTCACCGGCCAGGGCGTGGGCGGCGTCTGGTACTTGGTGAGCCCTACCGGGGAGATGATCAAAGGCGCTGCGGGTTCGGGCTACTGA
- a CDS encoding hypothetical protein (identified by Glimmer2; putative): MNQTSEPSPDSSTPSTVASSRPQPAQPPGLRAGLWSLALAIGAPIVFMIVFPVGMLFAFGAESPSYVAASQTILTVPTATCWTVAVISGLRCLKLAKHRDADGQRTIAWMFGAFGLCIAGIEVLGMAALFAREFFIT, encoded by the coding sequence ATGAACCAAACCTCCGAACCATCCCCTGACTCGTCAACGCCCAGCACAGTGGCATCGTCCAGACCTCAGCCTGCGCAGCCTCCTGGCCTGCGAGCAGGCCTCTGGAGCTTGGCACTCGCCATAGGGGCGCCGATTGTCTTTATGATCGTCTTCCCTGTGGGAATGCTTTTCGCGTTTGGCGCTGAGTCCCCGTCTTACGTAGCCGCGTCGCAGACCATTCTCACGGTCCCCACAGCCACCTGCTGGACCGTGGCAGTGATTAGTGGTCTGAGGTGTCTCAAGCTGGCCAAACACCGCGACGCGGATGGCCAGCGCACCATCGCTTGGATGTTTGGCGCCTTCGGGCTTTGCATTGCAGGAATCGAAGTACTGGGTATGGCCGCCCTTTTCGCCCGGGAGTTCTTCATTACTTAA
- a CDS encoding putative Metal-dependent amidase/aminoacylase/carboxypeptidase (identified by match to protein family HMM PF01546; match to protein family HMM PF07687; match to protein family HMM TIGR01891), translated as MTIAADAKELQEDIVRLRHDLHREPEIGLQLPRTQEKVLKALDGLPYEITLGKETTSVTAVLRGGAAHASAEKPVVLLRADMDGLPVQETTGVDYTSRVDGAMHACGHDLHTSMLAGAATLLAERRDQLAGDVILMFQPGEEGFDGASYMIKEGVLDAAGRRADTAYGMHVFSSLEPHGQFVTKPGVMLSSSDGLVVTVLGAGGHGSAPHSAKDPVTAAAEMVTALQVMVTRQFNMFDPVVLTVGVLHAGTKRNVIPETARIEATIRTFSEESRRKMMEAVPRLLHGIAAAHGLEADVHYQEEYPLTINDEDETTTAEKVIAGMFGESRHTRMATPLGGSEDFSRVLAEVPGTFVGLSAVAPGADHTTSPFNHSPYAMFDDGVLTDGAALYAELAVSRIAALAGK; from the coding sequence ATGACTATCGCCGCTGATGCCAAGGAACTGCAGGAGGACATCGTCCGCCTCCGTCACGACCTCCACCGCGAACCGGAGATCGGCCTGCAGCTCCCCCGTACGCAGGAAAAAGTGCTCAAGGCGCTGGATGGACTCCCGTACGAGATCACCTTGGGCAAGGAAACGACGTCGGTCACCGCAGTCCTGCGCGGCGGTGCCGCCCACGCTTCAGCTGAGAAGCCCGTGGTGCTGTTGCGCGCCGACATGGATGGACTCCCCGTGCAGGAAACCACGGGTGTGGACTACACCTCCCGCGTGGATGGAGCCATGCACGCTTGTGGTCACGACCTCCACACCTCCATGCTGGCCGGTGCTGCCACACTGTTGGCCGAGCGACGTGACCAGCTGGCAGGGGACGTCATCCTCATGTTCCAGCCCGGCGAGGAGGGCTTCGACGGCGCGAGCTACATGATCAAGGAAGGCGTCCTGGATGCAGCGGGCCGCCGCGCCGACACTGCCTACGGAATGCATGTGTTCTCCTCACTTGAACCGCATGGCCAGTTCGTCACCAAACCGGGCGTCATGCTCAGTTCCTCCGACGGACTTGTCGTCACGGTGCTGGGCGCGGGGGGCCACGGCTCTGCCCCCCACTCCGCCAAAGACCCCGTCACGGCAGCTGCTGAGATGGTCACCGCACTTCAGGTCATGGTCACGCGCCAGTTCAACATGTTCGATCCCGTGGTCCTCACAGTTGGCGTCCTGCACGCAGGAACCAAGCGGAACGTCATCCCCGAAACCGCCCGCATCGAAGCCACCATCCGGACCTTCTCCGAAGAGTCCCGGCGGAAGATGATGGAAGCAGTACCCAGGCTGCTCCATGGCATCGCCGCAGCCCACGGTTTGGAGGCGGATGTGCATTACCAAGAGGAATACCCCCTCACCATCAATGATGAGGATGAGACCACTACTGCGGAGAAGGTCATCGCCGGAATGTTCGGCGAGTCCCGGCACACCCGGATGGCCACTCCCCTGGGCGGTTCCGAGGACTTCTCCCGGGTCCTCGCTGAAGTCCCAGGCACCTTCGTGGGACTCAGTGCCGTTGCCCCCGGCGCCGACCATACGACGTCGCCGTTCAACCACTCCCCCTACGCAATGTTCGACGACGGCGTGCTCACCGACGGTGCCGCGCTCTATGCCGAACTCGCCGTGTCCCGTATCGCCGCCCTCGCCGGCAAATAA
- a CDS encoding putative cyanate transporter (identified by match to protein family HMM PF07690), whose translation MPGYPEKSVLPEIAADAEIDDEPAADPTQLRGKRGLVFLGICLVLIGLNLRTVFSSFSAVLPEITSDAGLPGWSLVVLTTVPVTLLGLFAPLAPILARRFGAERVLLGAMAVLTAGLLLRPVEIPGAGHLPALLAGTAACGAAIALCNVLLPGVVKRDFPHRLGLMGGLYTTAICASAALGAGFTYPVFAATGHWTSALWFWAVPAAVVLMLFLPLAIRQPSVKHQAVHGGVNVWRSAVAWQVTMFMVLQAMMSFSVFAWMAPILRDRGVDGGTAGLIVSVSIVLQMLGSLFAPALATRFKDQRIINMVVALMTGGGFALTIFGPTELIWVWTGLNGLGQGSLTAVALNMIMVRTRDARTAAHLSGMMQGVGYGVGSLGTLMVGQLHQATGGFAAAGILFLVVGSLAALFGYRAGRDRFV comes from the coding sequence ATGCCCGGCTACCCAGAGAAATCCGTCCTGCCCGAGATTGCGGCCGATGCCGAGATCGATGACGAACCAGCAGCTGACCCTACGCAGCTCCGCGGCAAGCGGGGCCTCGTCTTCTTGGGCATCTGCCTGGTCCTGATTGGACTGAATCTCCGGACGGTCTTTTCAAGCTTCTCCGCGGTCCTGCCGGAAATAACGTCCGACGCCGGCCTCCCGGGCTGGTCGTTGGTGGTCCTCACCACGGTGCCGGTCACCTTGCTTGGCCTCTTCGCCCCGCTTGCGCCCATCCTCGCCCGCAGATTCGGTGCCGAACGGGTGCTCCTCGGAGCCATGGCGGTCCTCACAGCGGGTTTGCTGCTCAGGCCGGTGGAGATCCCGGGAGCCGGGCACTTGCCCGCGCTCCTCGCCGGAACCGCCGCTTGCGGTGCTGCAATCGCCTTATGCAATGTCCTTCTTCCCGGCGTGGTCAAAAGGGACTTCCCGCACCGCCTGGGCCTGATGGGCGGCCTCTACACCACTGCAATCTGCGCGTCGGCGGCACTCGGAGCGGGCTTCACCTATCCGGTTTTTGCGGCAACCGGCCACTGGACTTCGGCGCTGTGGTTCTGGGCGGTGCCTGCCGCCGTCGTACTCATGCTCTTCCTGCCGCTGGCAATCCGGCAACCCTCCGTGAAGCACCAGGCAGTCCACGGCGGCGTGAACGTGTGGCGGTCCGCCGTGGCGTGGCAGGTGACGATGTTCATGGTGCTGCAGGCCATGATGTCGTTCAGCGTGTTCGCCTGGATGGCGCCCATCCTGCGCGACCGGGGGGTCGACGGCGGAACGGCCGGGCTGATCGTGTCGGTGTCGATCGTGCTGCAGATGCTCGGATCCCTGTTTGCTCCTGCGCTGGCCACACGGTTTAAGGATCAGCGGATCATCAATATGGTGGTGGCGCTGATGACCGGCGGCGGTTTCGCGCTCACCATCTTTGGGCCCACCGAACTCATCTGGGTATGGACCGGGCTAAACGGGCTGGGCCAGGGATCGTTGACCGCCGTGGCCCTCAATATGATCATGGTCCGCACGCGCGACGCCCGCACGGCCGCGCACCTGTCCGGAATGATGCAGGGCGTCGGCTACGGAGTGGGTTCGCTGGGCACGTTGATGGTTGGCCAACTGCATCAGGCAACGGGCGGATTCGCAGCGGCCGGAATCCTTTTCCTGGTGGTCGGGTCCCTGGCGGCGTTGTTTGGATACCGGGCCGGCCGCGACCGCTTCGTTTAA
- a CDS encoding hypothetical protein (identified by Glimmer2; putative) has protein sequence MPQVRAERLIRLDPETAFALSQTTGEFRLKWDPFISAQAFLDGAKSAGKGVRTRTVSRMGLKMVSEYVSYTPPRNVGMTMVSGPWFFENFGGGWRFTPDDGGTRAVWKYTFSCRPALVKPLAERIGSWLLGREIERRIEAFARACEDQALVAELRAQSTEVTDH, from the coding sequence ATGCCGCAGGTACGCGCCGAGCGGCTGATCCGGCTGGATCCCGAGACCGCGTTCGCCCTTTCCCAGACCACCGGTGAGTTCAGGCTCAAATGGGATCCGTTCATCTCGGCCCAAGCCTTTCTGGACGGGGCCAAATCGGCCGGCAAGGGCGTCAGGACCCGAACCGTCTCCCGGATGGGCTTGAAGATGGTCAGCGAGTACGTCTCTTACACACCTCCACGGAATGTGGGTATGACCATGGTGTCCGGTCCTTGGTTCTTTGAGAACTTCGGCGGCGGCTGGCGGTTCACACCGGACGACGGCGGCACCCGGGCAGTCTGGAAGTACACCTTTTCGTGTCGCCCGGCCCTGGTGAAGCCGTTGGCCGAGAGGATCGGAAGCTGGCTCCTGGGCCGGGAGATTGAACGCCGCATTGAGGCGTTCGCCCGGGCCTGCGAAGACCAGGCCCTAGTGGCGGAACTACGCGCCCAAAGCACCGAGGTCACGGACCACTAA
- the trmB gene encoding tRNA (guanine-N(7)-)-methyltransferase (identified by match to protein family HMM PF02390; match to protein family HMM TIGR00091), giving the protein MSETPDSPRPVTPGSQASFGTYGGRPVSFVRRGTRLQGRRQAAWEEHAERWAIQVPRHVANTSVHPDYTFDAEAVFGRKAPLIVEIGSGLGDAVVHAAEQNPDKDFLAVEVYTPGLANTIIKINSRGLTNVRVVEANAPEVLESMLPEGSVSELWVFFPDPWHKARHHKRRLIQPAFASVAAKALVKGGYWRIATDWSNYAVHVREVLTGSTEFENMHEGERSGEESPLTQVWQSGVESVVGGAPVREGRAPVSTEHTGPNEGVDEEGGWAPRFDGRIRTSFENKAHEAGRMIFDLTYRKR; this is encoded by the coding sequence ATGAGTGAAACCCCAGATTCCCCGCGCCCAGTCACGCCCGGCAGCCAGGCCTCCTTCGGCACGTATGGTGGCCGACCGGTCAGTTTCGTGCGCCGCGGCACCCGCCTGCAGGGGCGCCGGCAGGCCGCCTGGGAAGAGCATGCCGAGCGCTGGGCCATTCAGGTGCCACGCCACGTGGCCAACACCTCCGTCCACCCGGACTACACCTTCGACGCCGAGGCAGTGTTCGGACGCAAGGCACCCCTGATCGTAGAGATCGGTTCGGGTTTGGGTGACGCCGTGGTTCATGCGGCCGAACAGAACCCGGACAAGGACTTCCTCGCGGTGGAGGTCTACACCCCGGGATTGGCCAACACCATCATCAAGATCAACAGCCGCGGGCTGACCAACGTGCGCGTGGTGGAAGCCAACGCCCCTGAGGTCCTTGAGTCGATGCTCCCGGAGGGGTCCGTCAGCGAGCTTTGGGTGTTCTTCCCGGATCCGTGGCACAAAGCACGGCACCACAAGCGCCGGCTCATCCAGCCTGCCTTCGCTTCGGTGGCTGCCAAGGCACTCGTCAAGGGTGGCTACTGGCGCATCGCCACTGACTGGTCCAACTACGCGGTCCACGTCCGCGAAGTGCTGACAGGGTCCACAGAGTTCGAGAACATGCACGAAGGCGAGCGCAGCGGCGAGGAGAGCCCGCTGACGCAAGTGTGGCAGTCCGGCGTCGAGTCTGTTGTTGGCGGAGCGCCAGTCAGGGAAGGCCGCGCGCCAGTAAGCACCGAGCACACAGGCCCGAACGAGGGCGTTGATGAAGAAGGCGGCTGGGCTCCCCGGTTCGATGGCCGGATCCGGACAAGCTTTGAGAACAAAGCCCACGAGGCCGGGCGCATGATCTTTGACCTCACGTACCGCAAGCGTTAG
- a CDS encoding hypothetical protein (identified by Glimmer2; putative), translating into MSYQPPLDYYQQPRRSGTRGLGAGITSIVAAVLSPVAAIVSIPLGIAAIASSISRYNQGNDAWWFGALILAGVAVLLALVAVVSGLIAVFRAGRMNAGRITGIIGLAIMAVNVFGVAFMVFLVLGSGQGS; encoded by the coding sequence ATGAGCTATCAGCCACCGCTCGACTACTACCAGCAACCACGACGTTCCGGCACACGGGGCCTGGGTGCCGGAATCACGAGCATTGTCGCCGCTGTCCTCTCCCCGGTCGCGGCCATTGTGAGCATTCCGTTGGGCATTGCAGCCATTGCTTCATCAATAAGCCGCTACAACCAAGGCAACGACGCTTGGTGGTTCGGCGCACTGATCCTGGCGGGCGTGGCGGTCCTTCTGGCTCTGGTTGCCGTGGTGAGTGGGTTGATCGCCGTGTTCCGCGCCGGCCGGATGAACGCGGGCCGCATCACAGGAATCATCGGACTGGCGATCATGGCAGTCAACGTCTTTGGAGTTGCCTTCATGGTGTTCCTGGTGCTGGGTTCCGGGCAGGGGTCCTGA
- a CDS encoding putative methyltransferase small domain protein (identified by match to protein family HMM PF03848; match to protein family HMM PF05175; match to protein family HMM PF05724), giving the protein MPFNAASRHAWVMTEHTHDAGTHHHGQHTHEGAQQSGLNLHEDADNAVDMWDGMYRERPKVWSGNPNPQLVAEAKELKPGKALDLGCGEGADAIWLATQGWTVTAMDVSAVALERAAAHAAESGVDNRITWQQQDLTEWEPEPVFDLVSAQFLHSPLLPWRDSVASAAAAVAPGGTLLVVGHHPHGLPSWSHHHETGMFFTPEQLAGALRLDREPWFVNVLTDRSRPASGPNGESGTTLDTVLRATKHA; this is encoded by the coding sequence TTGCCTTTCAACGCAGCGTCACGGCACGCTTGGGTTATGACTGAACACACGCACGACGCCGGCACTCACCACCACGGTCAGCACACCCATGAAGGTGCTCAGCAGAGCGGATTGAACCTCCACGAGGACGCCGACAATGCCGTGGACATGTGGGACGGCATGTACCGCGAGCGCCCCAAGGTGTGGAGCGGAAACCCGAATCCGCAGCTGGTCGCAGAAGCCAAGGAGCTAAAGCCGGGCAAGGCGCTGGACCTGGGCTGCGGTGAGGGCGCTGACGCCATCTGGCTCGCAACACAAGGCTGGACCGTCACCGCAATGGACGTGTCCGCCGTCGCGCTTGAACGGGCAGCCGCGCATGCAGCAGAAAGCGGTGTGGACAACAGGATCACCTGGCAGCAACAGGACCTCACAGAGTGGGAGCCTGAGCCGGTCTTCGATCTGGTCTCGGCCCAGTTTCTGCACTCGCCGCTCCTGCCGTGGCGGGATTCCGTGGCATCAGCGGCGGCGGCCGTGGCACCCGGCGGAACGTTGCTGGTAGTGGGGCATCACCCGCACGGTCTCCCCTCATGGAGCCATCACCACGAGACCGGAATGTTCTTCACGCCGGAGCAGCTGGCAGGCGCTTTGCGGCTGGATCGGGAGCCGTGGTTCGTCAACGTCCTCACAGACCGGTCACGTCCTGCCTCGGGACCGAACGGCGAGTCGGGCACAACCTTGGACACAGTCTTGAGGGCTACCAAGCACGCCTAA